One window from the genome of Malus domestica chromosome 01, GDT2T_hap1 encodes:
- the LOC114826757 gene encoding ER membrane protein complex subunit 8/9 homolog: MGGELRYKIAQNAYIKLVLHALKHKTSAVNGILLGCVSPHSDVVEITDSVPLFHSHIGLLPQLEISLILIEKHFVAKGVSIVGYFHTNKRFDDHELGGIAKDVGDHIYRYLPQAAILLLDNRKLEALSKTKDCSPVMQLYTKDASRT; encoded by the coding sequence ATGGGTGGCGAGTTACGCTACAAGATCGCACAAAATGCTTACATAAAGCTAGTGCTACACGCTCTCAAGCACAAGACCTCCGCCGTCAACGGCATCCTCCTCGGTTGCGTCTCCCCCCACAGCGACGTCGTGGAGATCACCGATTCCGTCCCTCTTTTCCACTCCCACATCGGCCTCCTCCCCCAGCTCGAGATCTCCCTTATCCTGATAGAgaagcactttgttgctaaagGAGTGAGCATTGTGGGGTATTTCCATACCAACAAGAGGTTTGACGATCACGAGCTCGGCGGCATTGCCAAGGACGTCGGCGATCACATTTATCGCTACCTTCCTCAAGCCGCAATTCTTTTGCTTGATAACAGGAAGCTTGAAGCTTTGTCAAAGACTAAGGACTGTAGCCCTGTAATGCAGCTCTACACGAAGGATGCATCCAGGACTTAA